A window from Toxoplasma gondii ME49 chromosome IX, whole genome shotgun sequence encodes these proteins:
- a CDS encoding pre-mRNA branch site protein p14, putative (encoded by transcript TGME49_305010) translates to MQTPMMTPQTTLSSGMGGIGSGQTPGTPGTRLSSSGVSTRGRPTKIAPDMSRIIYVRNLPFKITDDELYDIFGKYGAVRQIRKGNTDKTRGSAFVVYEDVLDARAAVDQLSGFNVAGRYLIVLYYNPQKAAQRQQMLAQKEELERIRQSYQKKSGA, encoded by the exons ATGCAGACGCCGATGATGACTCCGCAGACGACGCTCTCCAGCGGCATGGGAGGCATCGGCAGCGGGCAGACACCCGGGACGCCTGGAACGAGGCTGAGCAGCTCCGGCGTGTCTACACGAGGCCGCCCGACCAAAATTGCGCCGGACATGAGCAGAATCATCTACGTCAGAAACCTCCCCTTCAAAATCACAGACGATGAACTCTACGACATCTTCGGCAAATACGGAGCTGTCAGACAAATTCGAAA GGGCAACACCGACAAGACGCGCGGGTCAGCCTTCGTCGTCTACGAGGATGTCTTGGATGCCCGCGCCGCCGTCGACCAGCTTTCCGGTTTCAACGTCGCTGGCAG GTATCTGATTGTTTTATACTACAACCCGCAGAAGGCTGCGCAGCGCCAGCAGATGCTcgcacagaaagaagaactggaaCGCATTCGCCAGTCGTACCAAAAGAAATCAGGCGCGTAG